GGCTGTTTCGTCGCGAGGACGGGGCCTATGTCATCCGCGACCCGACGCTCGAACGGTTGGCGCGGCAACTCAATCTCAACACTCCCGACGCGGTCGACTACTTCCAGCGCCGGCTCGACCGCAGCGGCGTCACCGCGCGCCTCGAAAAGGCCGGCGCCGAGCCCGGCGACACGGTGGTGATCGGCGAGTTGGAATTCGAGTGGGAGGCCGAGGGGCTGTGATAGCATCCCGCCATGGTGTTTTGTAGCCGAAACTGTCGCCCATCCCTGGGTGAAATCCGCGTCACTACCTAGCCCCCGCCATGTCGCGGCCAGCGTGCCGCGCCGCGGGGGCCGCGCCCGGCACTGCCGGGCGATTTTGTTTTCTCGGCGGGGTTCGGCCCGCTCTCTACCTGACCAAGGATCTCTCCCATGAACGACACGCTCTCTCGCATGCGGCATTCCGCCGCGCACGTGCTGGCCACAGCCGTGCTGGACGTTTTTCCGGACGCCGAACTCGGCATCGGGCCGCCCACGGATGACGGCTTCTACTACGACTTTCTGCTCCCGCGCGCGCTGACGCCCGAGGACTTGAAGCAGTTCGAAGCGCTGATGCGCAAGCACGTGGCGGCGGACTACCCCTTTGAGTACGCCGAGCATGAGCGCTCGGAGTTGCTGGAGCAGTTTCGCCAGGACGGCCAATCCTTCAAGGTCGAGCTGATCGACGACCTGGCGGCGGACGAAACGCTCAGCACCTACACGTCCGGGCCGTTCGTCGACCTCTGCCGCGGCCCGCACGTCGAGTCGACGGGTCAGATCGGCGCGTACAAGCTGCTGTCCATCGCCGGCGCTTACTGGCGCGGCGACGAGCGGCGACCACAGCTGCAGCGCATCTACGGCACGGCCTTTGCCACGCGCGCCGAGCTGAAGGCGCACCTGCAGCGGCTCGAAGAGGCCAAGAAGCGCGACCACCGCCTGCTGTCGCGCCAACTCGACCTGTTTTCCTTCAATCCGCTGGTCGGCGCGGGACTGGTGCTGTGGCATCCCAAGGGCGGGGTGATCCGCGAGACGCTGGAAGACTTCTGGCGCGCCGAGCACCGGCGCCGCGGCTACGACCTGGTGTATTCCCCGCACATCGGCCGCAAGGAGCTGTGGGAGACGAGCGGGCACACGCAGTTCTTTGCCGACGGGCTGTTCCCGGAGATGGAGCTGGAGAACCAGACGTTCATCAACAAGCCGATGAACTGCCCCTTCCACGTGCAGATTTTCGCGTCGGGCACGCGCAGCTACCGCGACCTGCCGCTGCGACTGGGCGAGCTTGGGTCGGTCTACCGCTACGAGCGCTCGGGCACGCTGCACGGGGCGTTGCGGGTGCGCGGCATGACGCAGGACGACGCCCACATCTTCTGCCGCCGCGACCAGTTCGTGGACGAGGTCAGCGGCGTCATCGACCTGACCCAGATGATTCTCGGCACGTTCGGGTTTTCGGACTACGCGATCGACGTGAGCGTGCGGGCCGACGACGACCGCGACAAATACGCCGGGGACGACGAGCTGTGGGAGCTAGCCGAGCAGGGACTCGTCGAGGCCTTGGATCGGCACGGCCTCAAATTCCGTCGCGTCCCAGGCGAGGCGGCCTTTTATGGGCCCAAGATCGATGTGCATCTCGTGGACGCCATCGGGCGCACCTGGCAGCTCACGACGATCCAGGTCGACTTCAATCTGCCGGAGCGATTCGACATCACCTACGAGGCCGCCGACGGCAGCCGCGA
The genomic region above belongs to Chloroflexota bacterium and contains:
- the thrS gene encoding threonine--tRNA ligase codes for the protein MNDTLSRMRHSAAHVLATAVLDVFPDAELGIGPPTDDGFYYDFLLPRALTPEDLKQFEALMRKHVAADYPFEYAEHERSELLEQFRQDGQSFKVELIDDLAADETLSTYTSGPFVDLCRGPHVESTGQIGAYKLLSIAGAYWRGDERRPQLQRIYGTAFATRAELKAHLQRLEEAKKRDHRLLSRQLDLFSFNPLVGAGLVLWHPKGGVIRETLEDFWRAEHRRRGYDLVYSPHIGRKELWETSGHTQFFADGLFPEMELENQTFINKPMNCPFHVQIFASGTRSYRDLPLRLGELGSVYRYERSGTLHGALRVRGMTQDDAHIFCRRDQFVDEVSGVIDLTQMILGTFGFSDYAIDVSVRADDDRDKYAGDDELWELAEQGLVEALDRHGLKFRRVPGEAAFYGPKIDVHLVDAIGRTWQLTTIQVDFNLPERFDITYEAADGSRERPVMVHRAIMGTIERFTAILIEHFAGAFPVWLAPVQAVVIPIADRHAEYGQGVVEQLRAAGLRAELDARSERMNRKIRDAQLQKAPYMLIAGDRDIAAGHVSVRLRTGEDLKGMPVDAFLDAVQPVVASRAHDTLGFDAAD